One window of the Tetragenococcus koreensis genome contains the following:
- the galU gene encoding UTP--glucose-1-phosphate uridylyltransferase GalU gives MKVKKAVIPAAGLGTRFLPATKAIAKEMLPIVDKPTIQFIVEEAMASGIEDILVITGKAKRPIEDHFDANIELEQNLKSTGKTELLKLVEETTDINLHFVRQKRPLGLGHAVLQAKAFVGDEPFVVMLGDDITSNKVPLTKQLINDYEKTKAATLAVMPVPHEDTSKYGIIEPNGEVSKGLYDVNSFVEKPEPDKAPSNLAIIGRYLLTPEIFSLLEKQQPGQGGEIQLTDSIDELNKTQRVFAQEFTGKRYDVGTKIGMLEANIEYGLDHPETKDELKTYLQELAAKL, from the coding sequence ATGAAAGTAAAAAAAGCAGTCATTCCAGCAGCTGGTTTAGGAACACGGTTTTTGCCAGCCACCAAAGCAATCGCCAAAGAAATGTTGCCAATCGTTGATAAACCGACGATTCAATTTATCGTAGAAGAAGCGATGGCTTCGGGAATTGAAGATATTTTAGTGATAACGGGAAAGGCTAAACGCCCAATCGAAGATCATTTTGATGCTAACATAGAGCTCGAACAAAATTTGAAATCAACCGGCAAGACAGAGTTATTAAAATTAGTGGAAGAAACCACGGACATTAATTTACATTTTGTACGCCAAAAGCGTCCTTTGGGATTAGGCCACGCAGTTTTACAAGCCAAAGCTTTTGTAGGTGATGAACCTTTTGTGGTTATGCTAGGCGATGATATCACAAGTAACAAAGTTCCGTTGACAAAGCAGTTAATTAATGATTATGAAAAAACCAAAGCTGCAACCTTGGCTGTGATGCCAGTTCCCCATGAGGATACTTCAAAGTATGGCATTATTGAACCTAATGGAGAAGTATCTAAAGGCTTGTATGATGTCAATTCATTTGTTGAAAAGCCTGAACCGGATAAAGCGCCGAGTAATTTAGCTATTATTGGTCGTTATCTTTTGACGCCGGAAATTTTTAGCTTATTAGAAAAACAACAACCTGGCCAAGGTGGCGAGATTCAACTAACTGATTCTATTGATGAATTAAATAAAACGCAACGTGTTTTTGCCCAAGAGTTTACCGGCAAACGTTATGACGTTGGTACTAAAATAGGTATGCTCGAAGCTAATATTGAATATGGGTTGGATCATCCAGAAACGAAGGATGAATTAAAAACCTATCTGCAAGAACTGGCTGCAAAGCTATAA